In Xylanibacillus composti, the genomic stretch TGCTGGCTAGAGTCAGGGCGCTGCTCCGTCGCGCGGACGGCGGCAAGCAGCCGGAGCGCATGCTGACCTATCAGGATATTGCGATGAATGTAGACTCGCGGGAGGTGGTTCGCGGCGGGAAGCGGATCGAGCTGACGACGAAGGAATTCGAGCTGCTCCATTTGTTCCTGCAGAACCCGAACCGGGTATTGGCGCGCGATATCATTATGGAAAAAATATGGGGCTATGACTACAGCGGAGAATCGAATGTTCTGGAGGTATACGTAGCAATGCTGCGGCAAAAGACGGAAGAGCACGGCGGCAAGCGTGTCATTCAAACGGTGCGGGGAGCCGGCTATGTGCTGAGAGGGGAAGCATGACAGCATGACGATTCGCATGAGGCTGACGATTTGGTATACCAGCGTACTGGCCGTCACCTTAATTGTGTTCGGCACAGCCCTGTACTTTTTTCTTGAGCACTCGTCGTTGAAGCAATATGAGGACAATCTGACGAGACAGGTCAATGAGGTTGGGACTAGGCTGGAGTATGCCCGCGTCATTACGCCAAATGGCGTGCGCTTTTTGATGCAGTTGGATGATAGCGATACATTTTTGACACAGGGGATTTACCTGCGGCTGGTGAACCTGACGAATATGCAAGTGAGTCAATCGAGCAACACGATGGCGCATCGGGTGCAGATGGAATTGACCAGGGAGACGTTGAACGAGCTGGAGGAAGGCAAGCGCGGTTTTTTCGAGGAAAGCAGCTTGCTGGTGCAAAACCAGCGCTATCCGTTTCTCGTTTTTCATCAGCCGTTGTATCTGGGCGAACGACTGGTAGGGGTGCTGCAGGCGGCCGTGCTCATCCAGGATCATCGGGAGTTTTTGAGCACGGTCCGCTGGATGCTGATTTCTGCCGTTGCTGTGACGGTACTGGCGGCCTTTTCGCTTGGGTGGTTTTTGGCGAGGAAGGCGCTTGCGCCGATTGAGCATGTGATCGCGGCTACAGACAAGATTGAAATTGGCGATGACCTGGGACGCCGCATCGCATACGATGGACCGAAGGACGAAATCGGGCGGCTGACTGCGAAAATAAACGGGATGCTGGCCCGGATCGAAACCATTTACCGCGAGCTGGAGGAAGCGTACAAGATGCAGCGGCGCTTCGTATCGGATGCCTCGCATGAGCTGCGCACGCCCCTGACAACGATTCGCGGCAATGTCGATCTGCTGGAGAAGATGTGGGCTCGCCATCAGGCAGAGGCTAAGCTTGCGTGGCCGGAAGGAAGCGATGGCTGGCAGCCCGGGCAAGAACGGACGGAAGCGAAGGAGATGCCTGAACAGCAGCTTGCCATGTTCCTGGAATCGATGCGGGATATTGCCGCAGAGGCAGAGCGCATGAGCCGGCTAGTGAACGACATGCTGTCACTGGCTAGAGCCGATGCAGGACAAGGCATGCAGCGCGAAGAGCTGCCGTTGCTGCCGCTTGTGGAGGATGTTGCCCGCCGCGCGGCTTTTCTGGAGCGGCAGGCGGACTGGAAGCAGGGGGATTTCAGCGCGCTGCAGGATGTGAAGGTGCGGGGACACAAGGATTATTTGCAGCAAATGCTGTTCATCTTCATCGACAACGCGTTCAAGTATACGCCTCAAGGAACAGTTGTTCTTGATGCGGTTAGACAGGGGGATCATGTCGGGCTGCGGATAGCCGATACGGGAATCGGCATGAGCGAGGAGGAGGTTCCCCATATATTTGAGCGGTTTTACAGAGCCGACGTTTCGCGCGGCCTTACCGCAGGGACCGGACTCGGCCTATCCATCGCCAAGTGGATTATCGACGAGCATCGCGGCCGGGTAGAAGTGGCAACAGCTGAGGGCCAAGGGACGGTCTTCACGATCTGGCTGCCAATTGCCGGTCAGGACGGTTCGGCACCCGATGCGGTTTGACAAAGCGTTCGGCATCGGCCTACACTAGAGAGGAAGCCCGATAAGGAAAGGCGTGAGCGTCAATGGAAGTCGTCAAAATCTCACCGCGCGGCTATTGCTATGGTGTCGTCGATGCGATGGTGCTGGCCATGCAAACGGCGAAAAATTTAGACTTGCCCAGACCCATTTATATATTAGGCATGATCGTGCATAACAAGCATGTTACCGATGCTTTTGAGAAGGAAGGCGTCATCACGCTGGATGGCGAAAACCGTCTTGAAATACTCGAGAAGGTTGAACAGGGCACAGTGATCTTCACGGCGCACGGCGTTTCCCCGGAGGTGCGGAAGGCCGCCAGGGACAAAGGGCTGACCGTTGTCGACGCAACGTGTCCGGACGTGACCCGCACCCATGATTTGATTCGGGAGAAGGCCGCGGAGGGCTACGCTATTATTTATATAGGCAAGAAAGGACATCCGGAACCCGAAGGCGCTTGCGGGATTGCGCCGGACCATGTTCATCTGATCGAGCGTGAGGAAGAAATCGACCAGCTTTCGCTGGAGACGGACCGGATCATTATTACGAACCAGACGACAATGAGCCAATGGGACATCCGGCACATCATGAACAAGCTGCTGGCCAAATTTCCGACAGCGGAAATTCACAACGAAATTTGCCTGGCTACACAAGTTCGGCAGGAGGCTGTGGCGGAGCAGGCGAAAGCTTGCGATCTGGTCATTGTGGTCGGTGACCCGCGCAGCAACAACTCGAATCGGCTTGCCCAGGTATCGCAGGAGATTGCAGGCGTTCGCGCTTACCGGGTCGCGGATGTGACCGAGGTCCAGACGAGCTGGCTGCTGCACGCCAGAAAAGTCGGCGTTACCTCCGGGGCATCGACGCCTACGCCGATTACTAAAGAAGTCATCGCTTATTTGGAACAATTCGATCCGCATAATACCGCTACCTGGAAAGTGCAACGAACAGTGGATATGGATCGGTTATTGCCTAGAGCGAAGCAGAAGACGCCATAACCATATTTGGAGAATCGGCCGCTTTGGCCGATTCTCTTTCATAGGATGGGCAAATTAACACTTGACTGAATGGAAAGGTCCAAGTATAGTGGAAATATAAAATCTTGCTTTAGTGCTTAAAAGCGTATAAGCGTCACAGCGT encodes the following:
- a CDS encoding sensor histidine kinase, with the translated sequence MTIRMRLTIWYTSVLAVTLIVFGTALYFFLEHSSLKQYEDNLTRQVNEVGTRLEYARVITPNGVRFLMQLDDSDTFLTQGIYLRLVNLTNMQVSQSSNTMAHRVQMELTRETLNELEEGKRGFFEESSLLVQNQRYPFLVFHQPLYLGERLVGVLQAAVLIQDHREFLSTVRWMLISAVAVTVLAAFSLGWFLARKALAPIEHVIAATDKIEIGDDLGRRIAYDGPKDEIGRLTAKINGMLARIETIYRELEEAYKMQRRFVSDASHELRTPLTTIRGNVDLLEKMWARHQAEAKLAWPEGSDGWQPGQERTEAKEMPEQQLAMFLESMRDIAAEAERMSRLVNDMLSLARADAGQGMQREELPLLPLVEDVARRAAFLERQADWKQGDFSALQDVKVRGHKDYLQQMLFIFIDNAFKYTPQGTVVLDAVRQGDHVGLRIADTGIGMSEEEVPHIFERFYRADVSRGLTAGTGLGLSIAKWIIDEHRGRVEVATAEGQGTVFTIWLPIAGQDGSAPDAV
- a CDS encoding 4-hydroxy-3-methylbut-2-enyl diphosphate reductase, with the protein product MEVVKISPRGYCYGVVDAMVLAMQTAKNLDLPRPIYILGMIVHNKHVTDAFEKEGVITLDGENRLEILEKVEQGTVIFTAHGVSPEVRKAARDKGLTVVDATCPDVTRTHDLIREKAAEGYAIIYIGKKGHPEPEGACGIAPDHVHLIEREEEIDQLSLETDRIIITNQTTMSQWDIRHIMNKLLAKFPTAEIHNEICLATQVRQEAVAEQAKACDLVIVVGDPRSNNSNRLAQVSQEIAGVRAYRVADVTEVQTSWLLHARKVGVTSGASTPTPITKEVIAYLEQFDPHNTATWKVQRTVDMDRLLPRAKQKTP
- a CDS encoding response regulator transcription factor, which translates into the protein MREQVLVIDDDEKILAMLKRSLSFEGYEVSTARNGADGLKAMIDSDPSLIILDVMMPQMDGWEVCRRIRAAGSRSPVLMLTAKDDVADRVKGLDMGADDYLVKPFALEELLARVRALLRRADGGKQPERMLTYQDIAMNVDSREVVRGGKRIELTTKEFELLHLFLQNPNRVLARDIIMEKIWGYDYSGESNVLEVYVAMLRQKTEEHGGKRVIQTVRGAGYVLRGEA